TCGCACACCTGGTACGCGAACTTCGCGGGATTCACGGCGAAGCGCCTGCACGGTGTGCCGCACGTCGTGACGGCGCACAGCCTCGAGCCGCTGCGGCCGTGGAAGGCCGAGCAACTCGGCGGCGGGTACCGGCTCTCATCCTGGGTCGAGCGCGCCGCCTTCGAAGACGCCGATGCGGTCATCGCAGTCAGCGAGGGCATGCGCCGCGACATCCTGCGTTCCTACCCCTCGATCGACCCGAGTCGGGTCGAGGTGGTCTACAACGGCATCGATCTCGACGACTGGGCTCCGCACCACGACCCCGATGTCGTTCGGTCGCTGGGGGTCGACCCCGATCGGCCGTCGGTCATCTTCGTCGGCCGCATCACGCGGCAGAAGGGGCTGCCCTACCTGCTGCGGGCGGCGCGTCTGCTGCCCGACGACGTGCAGCTCGTGCTGTGCGCCGGGGCGCCCGACACCGAGGAGATCATGGCGGAGGTGACGTCCCTCGTCGACGAGCTGCGCACCGAACGCGACGGCGTCGTCTGGATCGACCGGCACCTGCCGCGCGGCGAGCTCTCCGCCCTCCTCACGGCCGCCACGACCTTCGTCTGCCCCTCGGTCTACGAACCCCTCGGCATCGTGAACCTCGAGGCGATGGCCTGCGGTGCTCCGGTCGTCGGCACCGCGACGGGCGGCATCCCCGAGGTCGTCGCCGACGGTGTCACCGGGGTGCTCGTGCCGATCGAGCAGCTCGACGACGGCACCGGCACGCCGGTCGACCCCGAACGGTTCGTCGCCGATCTCGCCGCGGCGCTCACCGCTGTGGTGAGCGATCCCGCCCGCGCGGCCGAGATGGGCGCGGCCGGCCGCCGCCGCGCCGAGACCGATTTCGGCTGGGCGGCGATCGCCGAACGCACGCTCGAGCTCTACGGGCGCGTGCTCGCTCGATGACCCCCGGTCGACGGGCTCGGCGTGCCGGGTGCGCCGAGCGACCCTCGCGCTGCCGATAGCATGGGACGCATGGCGAGCACGGTTCTGCAGTTCCACGATGTGTCGGTGGTCCGCGATGGCAACACGATCCTCGACTCCGTCAACTGGAGCGTGGACTCCGACGAGCGCTGGGTCATCCTCGGGCCGAACGGCGCGGGCAAGACGACGCTGCTGCAGATCGCAGCCGCGGCGATGCACCCGACGTCGGGCACGGCCGACGTGCTGCAGGAGGCGCTCGGCAAGGTCGACGTGTTCGAACTGCGCCCCATGATCGGCTTCGCTTCGACGGCGATGGCCCGCAAGATCCCGCGCAACGAGACCGTGATCGACGTCGTGCTCACCGCGGCGTACTCGGTCACCGGTCGCTGGAACGAGGAGTACGAGGCGATCGACCTGCGTCGTGCGCAGCGCGTGCTCTCGGAGTGGGGCCTCGAGGGCTTCGCCGACCGCCGCTTCGGCAGCCTCTCCGACGGCGAGCAGAAGCGCGTGCAGATCGCCCGATCGGTCATGACCGACCCCGAGCTGCTGCTGCTCGACGAGCCGGCCGCGAGCCTCGACCTCGGTGCCCGCGAAGAGCTCGTCTCGCTCCTCGGCGGCTATGCCGCGTCGTCGGCGTCGCCCGCGATCGTGATGGTCACCCACCACGTCGAAGAGATCCCCGTCGGCTTCACGCACGCCCTGCTGCTGCAGAAGGGCGGCATCGTCACCGCGGGTCCGCTCGCGGAGTCGCTCACGGCCGAGAATCTCTCGAAGACCTTCGACATGACGATCGAACTGACCGAAACCGACGGTCGATACGCGGCTCGCGCCGTGTGACCGCACCTCGCCGTCGATTCTGCTAAGATCGATAGCTGGCCCGTGGGCCACCTTTCTTCCCTGCGTGCGCGCAGGTTTCGTATCCACCGTCCGAATGCTTCACCAGCTGAAATCCAAGGAAGTCTCCATGAAGACCGACATCCACCCCGAGTACAACGCGATCGTCTTCCGCGACCTCGCTTCGGGCGCCACGTTCCTCACCCGCTCGACGGCGAAGAGCGACAAGACGATCGAGCTCGACGGCGAGACCTACCCCGTCATCGACGTCGAGATCTCGTCGGAGTCGCACCCGTTCTACACGGGCAAGCAGCGCATCATGGACTCGGCCGGTCGCGTCGAGAAGTTCAACCAGCGCTTCAAGAACTTCGGCGCGTAAGCACTGTCGTACCACGAAGGCCCCGCCGTCGGCGGGGCCTTCGTCGTACGCTCGGCTGTCGTCGAGCGGCCGCGACACGCGTCGTGTTAGCGTCACCGGATGCCGGGACCATCGCGCAAGCGCAAGCGCAAGCGCAGGAGCACGCCACCTGCGCTCACGCTGCCCGCCGCAGTGACCGGTGACGGCATCGTGCTCCGCGCGTTCCGCGACGATGACGTCGAGACGGTGCGCGAGGCCTCACGAGACCCGCTGATCCCCGATGTCACGACCGTGCCGCGGAACGCCGACCGCCGCGGCGCCCTCGCCTACATCGCACGCCAGCATCGGCGCCTGAGGTCGGGCGCGGGCTACTCGTTCGCGATCGCCGACGCCGACGATCGCGCCATCGGCCAGATCGGGCTCTGGCCCGTGCGCGACGACCCGGGGCGCGCCAGCATCGGCTACTGGATCGTCGAGTCGGAGCGCGGCCACGGCCATGCATCCGCGGCGCTTCGTGCGCTCGGCGAGTGGGCGTGGAGCCTGCCATCGCTCGAGCGTCTCGAGCTGTTCGTCGAGCCCTGGAACACGGGCTCCTGGAAGGCCGCGGAGACGGCCGGGTTCGAGCGCGAGGGGCTGCTCAGATCGTGGCGCGTGATCCGCTCCGAGCGACGGGACCTCTTCGTCTACTCGCGGATTCGCGTGCCGGGGGAGCCGAATGCCGGCTCAGCGCACCGGCCAGGCGCCTGAGGTGGTGAACTCGGGCTCGCCGTTCTTGCGGCGCCACGCCTGGTAGCTCTCTGCCTGCTCGCGGCTCCAGTCGACCTGGCGAGCGTGCAGCTCGGCGACGGCGGTCGCGGCGAGTTCGGGGAAGGTGCGGGCGATGGCCTGGGCGACGCGGCCGGCGGCCACGGCGTCGGCACCGGCGTCGTGGGCGTCGTCGAGCACGACGCCGTAGTGCTCGGCGGTCGCGGAGAGCGTGCGCTTGCCTCGGCGGTACTTGTCGACGGCCTTGTCGATGACGAGGGGGTCGATGACGGCACCTGGCGTGGGCAGGGGAGTGACGCCGTACCGCGATGCCTCGCGGTCGAGGATCGTGAGGTCGTAGGCGGCGTTGTACGCGACGATCGGCAGGCCCCGCGCCGCGGCATCCGTCAATGCGCCGATGATCTCGGCGACCGCGCCGGGAGCCGGCTGCCCCTCGAGCCGGGCGCGTTCGGTGCTGACGCCGTGGATGAGCGACGCCGCGGTGGGGATCTCGACCCCGGGGTCGACGAGCCACTCACGCTGCTCGAGGACCTCGCCCGAGGCGCCGATGACGCCGACATGGGCCGTGACGATGCGACAGGTGTCGACGTCGATGCCCGTCGTCTCGAGATCGAAGACGGCGAGAGTGTCGGCCCAGTGGCCACCCAGAAGATCCATGCCGTCAGGCTATGGTCGGCCACCGTCATCGAGGCCGTGCGGGGGCGCGTGTCGGCGGCATCCGCACGGCCTCGCCTCTCCACAGTGAACGGGAGTCGCCCAGCACCTCGCCATAGAATGGAAAGGATGATCACCTCTCCGTACGCCGAGCAACTCGCTCGCATCCCCGTGCGAGCGCACCGCGTCGACGTCGACGGCACCGAGACGGCCTGGTGGGAGTACGGCGAAGCCGACGCCCCCGTGCTCGTGCTCGTGCACGGCTTCCGCGGCGATCACCACGGCCTCGAACCCGTCGTCGCACAGCTGCCCGGCTTCCGCATCATCTCGCCCGACCTGCCCGGCTTCGGCGAGTCGGCGACCTTCGCCGGTCGCCCGCACGACATCGAGGCCTATGCCGACTGGCTCGGCGCCTTCATCGACGCCATCGGCATCACAGGTCCCTACGCCCTGCTCGGCCACTCGTTCGGCTCGATCGTGTCGTCGGCCGCGGTCGCCGCCGGACTCGCCCCCGAGCGCCTCGTGCTCGTCAATCCCATCGGCGCGCCGGCGCTCGAGGGCCCCCGAGGCATCATGACCCGGCTCGCGGTCCTCTACTACCGCACCGCCGCCGCGCTGCCCGAGCGCGCCGGGTTCGCACTGCTGCGCAACGGTGTCGTCGTGCGGGTCATGAGCGTGACGATGGCCAAGACCCGGTCGAAGTCGCTCCGCCGCTTCATCCACGACCAGCACGACCAGTACTTCTCGGCGTTCGCCGACCGCGACGCCGTGCTCGAGGCGTTCCAGGCCTCCGTCAGCAACGACGTCAGCGAGTACGCCGCCGACATCGCGGTGCCGACGCTCCTCGTCGCCGCCGAGCGTGACGACGTCACCCCGATCGCGGCGCAGCACCGACTCGTCACCCTCTTCCCCGACGCGACGCTCGAGGTGATCCCCGAGGTCGGCCACCTCATCCACTACGAGACGCCCGGCGACGCCGCGTCCCGCATCCTGACGTTCCTCGGCGCCGGGGCGCGCGCGTGAGGATCGTCGTCGACTGCCGCTACACCCGCATCGGGCAGCACGACGGCATCAGCCGGTTCACGGCGGGCATCGTGACCGAGCTCGGCAAGCGGCATCCGCTCACCATGCTCGTGAGCGACCACCGCCAGCTCGCCATGCTGCCCGAGCTGCCGTGGCAACTCGTGAGCTCGCCCACGAGCATCCGCGAGCCGCTCGTCGCCCTGCAGGTCAAGAGGTTGCGGCCCGACGTCGTCTTCACGCCGATGCAGACGATGGGCTCGTGGGGGCGCGACTACAAACTGCTGCTGACCCTGCACGACCTGATCTACTACGAGAACCGCACGCCGCCGCGCGACCTGCCGGCACCCTTGCGCCTGCTCTGGCGCCTGTACCACCTCGCCTGGTGGCCGCAGCGCATGCTGCTGAACCGCGCCGACCAAGTCGTCACCGTCTCCGAGACCACGGCGGGGCTCATCCACGAGCACCACCTCACCGACCGGCCCGTCACCGTCGTGCCGAACGCGGCCGACGACCTCGGCGCTCCGGAGCTGCCGCGCACGCGGCCAGAGGGGCACCGGCTCGTCTACATGGGCTCCTACATGCCCTACAAGAACGTCGACACGCTCGTGCGCGCCGTCGCCGCGCTGCCCGACCACGAACTGCACCTGCTCAGCCGCATCAGCGCCGATGAGCGTTCGCGGCTCACGCGACTCGCACCGCAGGCTCGGCTCGTCTTCCACGACGGCGTGAGCGATTCCGCGTACGCCGAGTTGCTCTCGGGCGCGACCGCGCTCGTGCACGCGTCGAAGGCCGAGGGCTTCGGCATCCCGCTCGTCGAGGCGATGCGGCTCGGCACGCCAGTCGTCGTCAGCGACATCCCGATCTTCCGCGAGATCGGCGGCGACGCCGCCGTCTACTTCGACCCCGAGAACCCCGAGTCGCTCGTCGCGGCGCTCTGGTCGCTCGAACGCGAGGGGGAGTGGGAGCGGCGATCCGAGGCGGGCGTGGGCGTGGCCGCCCGCTACAACTGGGCGGCGTCGGCCGACCGCCTACTCGCGCTCATGCTGTCGACGGTGGCGGGCAATCGCCGGCGCCGGCGCCGACGGGTCGGCTGAACCGAGAGCGGTCATGCGCGGCCCGAAGGGGGCCGTGCAGGCGCAGCGCGGCGTCTGGTTACGCGTCGGTGCCCGTGAGGGCCTCGGGCTCGACGAGCGCCAGCTCGCCCGCCTCGAAGCGCACGAGGTGCACCGAGCCGTTGGCGACCGCGTAGCCGGCGCCGGGCAGGGTCCAGTCGCTGAGGTGCAGCATCAGCGAGTGGATGACGCCGCCGTGCGAGACGACGACGACCGAGCCGCCGGGGTGCGCCGCGGCGATCCCGGCGAGCGCCGCGGTCGATCGGGCGATCACGGTCGAGCGCGGCTCGAGGCCCTCGATGGTCGCCGCCTGCGCCTCGACCGCTGCCCGCCCTGCATGGTCGAGTCCTTCGAGCACGCCGTGGGCGCGTTCGGCGAGATCGGCCAGGAGCTCGGGCTCGGGCAGCTCGAGTCGTCGAGCGATGATCTGAGCCGTCTCCGCGGCGCGCGAGAGCGTCGTGCCGTAGACGGCATCCCATTGCTCGCTCGCGAGCTGCTCGCCGGTCTGCGCAGCCTGGAGCCGACCGGTGTCGTTCAACGGGATGTCGGTCGTGCCCTGGATGCGCCGCTGCCGGTTCCACTCCGTCTCGCCGTGACGCACGAGTGCGATGAGCACCGAGTCGGTGCGGGTGGGGTCGGTGGAGGCATCCGTCATGGCAGAACTCTCGCAGATTGACCGGGACGTCACGAATCGAGGGCGGCCGCGATCGCGACGAGGGTCTCGCTCGCGCCGGCATTGACCTTGACCGCTGCGCGGCCGTCGCCCTTCGTGAGCCCTCGGTTGACGATGACGATCGGAAGACGCTTGCGCCGGGCCTGCTCGATGAGCCGCATGCCCGAGTTCACGACGAGAGACGAGCCTGCGACGAGCAGCACGTCGGCGCCCTGCACGAGGGAGGCCGCCGCCTGGAACCGGTCGGACGGCACGAACTCGCCGAAGAAGACCACATCGGGTTTCAGGATGCCGCCGCACACGGTGCACGCGGGGATCACCATCGCGTCGACGTC
The DNA window shown above is from Agromyces cerinus and carries:
- the glgA gene encoding glycogen synthase, whose translation is MRVDLLTREYPPEVYGGAGVHVAELVRALRSSIDVQVRCFGAPRDEAGTFGYPTPPEFAAANAALGTMGVDLLMAGDTVGADLVHSHTWYANFAGFTAKRLHGVPHVVTAHSLEPLRPWKAEQLGGGYRLSSWVERAAFEDADAVIAVSEGMRRDILRSYPSIDPSRVEVVYNGIDLDDWAPHHDPDVVRSLGVDPDRPSVIFVGRITRQKGLPYLLRAARLLPDDVQLVLCAGAPDTEEIMAEVTSLVDELRTERDGVVWIDRHLPRGELSALLTAATTFVCPSVYEPLGIVNLEAMACGAPVVGTATGGIPEVVADGVTGVLVPIEQLDDGTGTPVDPERFVADLAAALTAVVSDPARAAEMGAAGRRRAETDFGWAAIAERTLELYGRVLAR
- a CDS encoding ABC transporter ATP-binding protein, with protein sequence MASTVLQFHDVSVVRDGNTILDSVNWSVDSDERWVILGPNGAGKTTLLQIAAAAMHPTSGTADVLQEALGKVDVFELRPMIGFASTAMARKIPRNETVIDVVLTAAYSVTGRWNEEYEAIDLRRAQRVLSEWGLEGFADRRFGSLSDGEQKRVQIARSVMTDPELLLLDEPAASLDLGAREELVSLLGGYAASSASPAIVMVTHHVEEIPVGFTHALLLQKGGIVTAGPLAESLTAENLSKTFDMTIELTETDGRYAARAV
- a CDS encoding type B 50S ribosomal protein L31; this encodes MKTDIHPEYNAIVFRDLASGATFLTRSTAKSDKTIELDGETYPVIDVEISSESHPFYTGKQRIMDSAGRVEKFNQRFKNFGA
- a CDS encoding GNAT family N-acetyltransferase, which translates into the protein MPGPSRKRKRKRRSTPPALTLPAAVTGDGIVLRAFRDDDVETVREASRDPLIPDVTTVPRNADRRGALAYIARQHRRLRSGAGYSFAIADADDRAIGQIGLWPVRDDPGRASIGYWIVESERGHGHASAALRALGEWAWSLPSLERLELFVEPWNTGSWKAAETAGFEREGLLRSWRVIRSERRDLFVYSRIRVPGEPNAGSAHRPGA
- a CDS encoding exonuclease domain-containing protein; this encodes MDLLGGHWADTLAVFDLETTGIDVDTCRIVTAHVGVIGASGEVLEQREWLVDPGVEIPTAASLIHGVSTERARLEGQPAPGAVAEIIGALTDAAARGLPIVAYNAAYDLTILDREASRYGVTPLPTPGAVIDPLVIDKAVDKYRRGKRTLSATAEHYGVVLDDAHDAGADAVAAGRVAQAIARTFPELAATAVAELHARQVDWSREQAESYQAWRRKNGEPEFTTSGAWPVR
- a CDS encoding alpha/beta fold hydrolase; this translates as MITSPYAEQLARIPVRAHRVDVDGTETAWWEYGEADAPVLVLVHGFRGDHHGLEPVVAQLPGFRIISPDLPGFGESATFAGRPHDIEAYADWLGAFIDAIGITGPYALLGHSFGSIVSSAAVAAGLAPERLVLVNPIGAPALEGPRGIMTRLAVLYYRTAAALPERAGFALLRNGVVVRVMSVTMAKTRSKSLRRFIHDQHDQYFSAFADRDAVLEAFQASVSNDVSEYAADIAVPTLLVAAERDDVTPIAAQHRLVTLFPDATLEVIPEVGHLIHYETPGDAASRILTFLGAGARA
- a CDS encoding glycosyltransferase family 4 protein, whose amino-acid sequence is MRIVVDCRYTRIGQHDGISRFTAGIVTELGKRHPLTMLVSDHRQLAMLPELPWQLVSSPTSIREPLVALQVKRLRPDVVFTPMQTMGSWGRDYKLLLTLHDLIYYENRTPPRDLPAPLRLLWRLYHLAWWPQRMLLNRADQVVTVSETTAGLIHEHHLTDRPVTVVPNAADDLGAPELPRTRPEGHRLVYMGSYMPYKNVDTLVRAVAALPDHELHLLSRISADERSRLTRLAPQARLVFHDGVSDSAYAELLSGATALVHASKAEGFGIPLVEAMRLGTPVVVSDIPIFREIGGDAAVYFDPENPESLVAALWSLEREGEWERRSEAGVGVAARYNWAASADRLLALMLSTVAGNRRRRRRRVG
- a CDS encoding histidine phosphatase family protein, translated to MTDASTDPTRTDSVLIALVRHGETEWNRQRRIQGTTDIPLNDTGRLQAAQTGEQLASEQWDAVYGTTLSRAAETAQIIARRLELPEPELLADLAERAHGVLEGLDHAGRAAVEAQAATIEGLEPRSTVIARSTAALAGIAAAHPGGSVVVVSHGGVIHSLMLHLSDWTLPGAGYAVANGSVHLVRFEAGELALVEPEALTGTDA